Proteins encoded by one window of Xiphias gladius isolate SHS-SW01 ecotype Sanya breed wild chromosome 15, ASM1685928v1, whole genome shotgun sequence:
- the slc24a2 gene encoding sodium/potassium/calcium exchanger 2 gives MDFMLPIRSRDMMASSSSAPLLGPHSSCTRHLYQGVRRKLRPGRILGFILSLVVVCTVCSWSALSLATTVAIQLESAAEGSAAAPVPQRTLLQYHNLSAAPEDTPVAMQSSDIEMNHGDYPTDLFSVEERRQGYVVLHMFGMLYMFIALAIVCDEFFVPALTVITEKLEISDDVAGATFMAAGGSAPELFTSVIGVFISHSNVGIGTIVGSAVFNILFVIGMCALFSKEVLNLTWWPLFRDVSFYIVGLLMLIYFFLDNQITLGESIGLLMCYTCYVTFMKFNAKVELVIKNKLGQNQVDELETAPKVNAPGDDENKLMAKPRLQREGSCASLHNSLMRNSIFQLMIHTLDPLSDEGRFKEKASILHKMAKQKCKEDAASANGVADKNIPNSTKVAVEVTPPMNGVAGGDEGGEEEEDEDQPLSLAWPNTTRKRLTYLLILPIVFPLWMTLPDVRRETSERFFPITFLGAICWIAFFSYLMVWWAHQVGETFWITEEIMGLTILAAGTSIPDLITSVIVARKGLGDMAVSSSVGSNIFDITVGLPFPWLLYNIINDFKAVQVSSNGLFCAIVLLFLMLLFVIISIAVSKWRMSKLLGLFMFLLYFVFLIVSVMLEDKVLTCPVTI, from the exons ATGGATTTCATGCTACCCATAAGAAGTCGAGACATGATGGCTTCctccagctctgctcctcttctGGGCCCTCACAGCAGCTGCACCAGGCACCTCTACCAGGGTGTCAGGCGAAAACTGCGGCCCGGACGGATTCTGGGCTTCATCCTCAGCCTGGTGGTGGTCTGCACAGTCTGTTCATGGAGTGCCTTGTCGCTGGCCACAACGGTGGCCATACAGCTTGAATCAGCTGCCGAGGGCTCAGCAGCGGCACCAGTGCCCCAAAGAACTCTTCTGCAGTATCACAACCTCTCAGCCGCACCAGAAGACACACCAGTAGCCATGCAATCATCAGATATAGAGATGAATCACGGGGACTACCCAACAGACTTATTCAGCGTGGAGGAGAGACGTCAGGGCTATGTGGTGCTTCATATGTTTGGCATGCTGTACATGTTCATAGCCTTAGCCATCGTCTGCGATGAGTTCTTTGTCCCTGCACTCACTGTCATCACAGAGAAGCTGGAGATCTCTGATGATGTAGCAGGAGCCACTTTCATGGCGGCAGGCGGCTCAGCCCCAGAGCTCTTCACCTCTGTCATAGGAGTCTTCATTTCCCACAGTAATGTGGGTATTGGTACCATCGTGGGCTCCGCTGTATTCAACATCCTGTTTGTGATCGGGATGTGTGCCCTGTTctccaaagaggtgttgaacCTCACCTGGTGGCCTCTGTTCAGAGACGTCTCGTTCTATATTGTTGGCTTGCTCATGCTCATCTATTTCTTTCTGGATAATCAAATCACATTGGGGGAAAGTATCGGCCTGCTCATGTGCTACACCTGCTATGTGACGTTCATGAAGTTCAATGCCAAAGTAGAACTTGTCATCAAAAACAAGCTGGGCCAAAACCAGGTGGACGAACTGGAGACTGCACCAAAG GTAAATGCACCAGGAGATGATGAGAACAAGCTGATG GCAAAACCCAGGCTGCAGAGAGAAGGCAGCTGTGCTTCTCTACACAACTCACTGATGAGAAACAGCATCTTCCAGCTCATGATACACACACTGGACCCCCTCAGTGATGAAG GACGTTTCAAAGAGAAAGCGTCGATCCTTCACAAAATGGCCAAGCAGAAGTGTAAAGAAGATGCTGCCAGTGCCAACGGTGTAG CTGATAAAAACATCCCCAACAGTACAAAAGTTGCAGTGGAAGTCACGCCACCCATGAACGGTGTTGCAGGAGGAGACGAG ggtggagaggaagaggaggatgaagaccAGCCTCTGAGCTTGGCCTGGCCCAACACCACCAGGAAAAGGCTCACCTACCTCCTTATCCTGCCCATTGTCTTTCCACTGTGGATGACGCTGCCCGACGTCAGGAGAGAG aCCTCGGAAAGGTTCTTCCCTATCACTTTCCTTGGCGCCATCTGTTGGATTGCTTTCTTCTCCTACCTGATGGTGTGGTGGGCTCACCAG GTTGGAGAAACTTTCTGGATCACAGAGGAGATCATGGGTCTGACCATATTAGCAGCTGGCACTTCAATCCCTGACCTGATCACCAGTGTGATTGTGGCACGAAAAGGCCTCGGTGACATGGCCGTGTCCAGCTCTGTCGGCTCCAACATCTTTGATATCACTGTGGG TCTGCCATTCCCCTGGCTTCTCTACAACATCATCAACGACTTCAAAGCGGTTCAGGTGAGCAGCAACGGCTTGTTCTGCGCcatcgtcctcctcttcctcatgcTCCTCTTTGTCATCATCTCCATTGCAGTTTCCAAATGGAGAATGAGCAAGTTACTGGGCCTTTTCATGTTTCTGCTCTACTTCGTATTCCTCATTGTCAGTGTCATGCTGGAGGACAAAGTCCTCACCTGTCCCGTCACCATCTGA